A single region of the Bacillota bacterium genome encodes:
- a CDS encoding ABC transporter ATP-binding protein, translating to MNAIEVENLTRRFNRLCAVDDVTFAAREGEVFGFLGPNGAGKTTTIRMLTGQLRPTAGDIRVAGLRIPGEEKRLKSQIGVVFEHQNLYERMSGRENLAFAAQLYSVPKPRVDEVLEQVGLSERAKDLVRTYSSGMKQRLLLARAWLHRPKVLFLDEPTRGLDPHIAQEIRHLVKGMAGEGVTVFLTTHYMEEADQLCHRVAFLNQGRIVALDSPEQLKLAHGQRRLQAKLVDGRVLSLSIGNQTDGQRLSELVASGEILTLHSLEATLEDVFIKLTGRGVRE from the coding sequence TCACCTTCGCAGCAAGAGAGGGAGAGGTTTTCGGGTTTTTGGGACCGAACGGGGCAGGCAAGACGACCACCATCCGCATGCTTACCGGCCAACTGCGTCCCACAGCGGGCGACATCCGCGTGGCGGGCCTGAGGATACCAGGCGAAGAGAAACGTCTCAAATCTCAGATTGGCGTGGTGTTTGAACACCAAAATCTGTATGAGCGTATGTCGGGCCGCGAGAATCTGGCGTTTGCCGCGCAACTATACTCGGTACCTAAACCCCGTGTGGACGAGGTCCTCGAGCAGGTTGGACTGAGCGAGCGGGCCAAAGACCTGGTGAGGACATACTCCAGCGGCATGAAACAGCGCCTGCTGCTTGCCCGTGCCTGGCTTCATCGTCCAAAGGTGTTGTTCCTTGACGAACCCACGAGAGGGCTGGACCCTCACATAGCCCAGGAGATTCGACACCTGGTCAAAGGCATGGCCGGTGAGGGCGTAACAGTCTTTCTCACTACGCACTACATGGAGGAAGCCGATCAATTGTGTCACAGGGTGGCCTTCCTCAACCAGGGGCGCATTGTGGCGCTGGACAGTCCCGAACAACTCAAACTCGCCCATGGTCAACGGCGTCTGCAGGCAAAACTCGTGGACGGAAGAGTCCTGAGCCTTTCCATTGGCAACCAGACCGATGGACAACGGTTGAGCGAACTCGTCGCATCCGGCGAGATTCTTACGCTACATTCCCTGGAGGCCACGCTGGAGGACGTCTTCATCAAGCTCACCGGGCGAGGGGTGCGAGAATGA